CTGAAGgtatattataatgtagatgaatattcaaaatgaaTCATCTTATAATTCATACCCAGcctcatatataattctatTATTACAGTTCAATTgacataatataatttaaattaaagtAACTGTAGACAAATTATAAGCTTTACTAAATAGaattttcatcaaataaagaaacatATTGCGTTATGCATAATTCGATGTAACCAcatattaacaaattttatataataggaATTATAGCATGATATGAATGCATATGTagtcaatatatatattaatatatacaatacaaatattttactttaACCATATTAAATCGGCATGAGCActcaattatatatactataatttatgaaaaaatgtgaTGTGGTCgttttcatattaattCCCGTACCCCTTTTTTGGTTACACATTTAGACTTCATCTAGAGATTAACCATACGTAAatggtatatatatttaatcaaCATTTATAGaccaataaatattataaaattattaaaaattaaatataatacttgTCCCTAACCCGAATGTGAGTTTCACAAACATAACCCTGACCCACAACATAAAAActgtttaaaaattatacaaaaggagtacaaaaatattataactatacatatataaaattatatattattgattatattatttaattattcttATATACCCAATAATTAtggtaaaaaattatttattttcaaatagaCAATTTCTTAACATATATCAatcattattactattccTGAGATAGCCATTACTCTTCGAGtcttatattaattttcttctttatttttttacatttttttcgaaatccaaataacgaatactaatataaaaattttttaaattgtataatttatttatattcacaAATTAGTCAGtgttgaatatattttttatttgacttattatttaccttATATGAAATTcctattaaaattattgttGCAACCAATATAAATGGAATTGGAATTAGTTTGCTTATTGTCAATGAACTCGATAGTGTTTTTTCAGAATCTGATACATCAGTTTCAGAAATTGATACTTCAATTTCAGTACTTGATGGTAGCGTTTCACTCGAGAACATATCTTGTGATCCATTAGGCCTTAAAGAaatttgtgtttttttttccattataAGACTTGGTAGTTTACTTCTTATATTAGAATCATAATaagtatttttaaaagaagtATAACCATCTGATAATGTAgacaatattttattatatgaattcccttgaatattattagaatCATTCTTAAGTTCATTATgtttattaacaaatttattagcATATTCTAAACATGTGTTTccattatcattttttttagcatTATTAATCATGTTGCATAACATTTTAAATGCATCATAAAGATTAgacatattttcattagAAATATTCAtcaattctttttttttatttataagaTCTATATAACTTGTATATTCCTTAACATCAGCTATATTCTGTTTATACTCATTGACACTTTCCATATAATTACTATAAAAatcattaaaattgttGATTCCGCT
The DNA window shown above is from Plasmodium berghei ANKA genome assembly, chromosome: 7 and carries:
- a CDS encoding BIR protein, whose product is MTIGDVCNKFETMWKFFPDELNESGEYDFRNEFFNEYCPDENCNNDIDKINAGYLWLFNKFYGDSDNFSNSANGNINIVVYFMMWLGYKLNQKPQSGINNFNDFYSNYMESVNEYKQNIADVKEYTSYIDLINKKKELMNISNENMSNLYDAFKMLCNMINNAKKNDNGNTCLEYANKFVNKHNELKNDSNNIQGNSYNKILSTLSDGYTSFKNTYYDSNIRSKLPSLIMEKKTQISLRPNGSQDMFSSETLPSSTEIEVSISETDVSDSEKTLSSSLTISKLIPIPFILVATIILIGISYKYSLFGFRKKCKKIKKKINIRLEE